The following are from one region of the Salmo salar chromosome ssa27, Ssal_v3.1, whole genome shotgun sequence genome:
- the LOC106588654 gene encoding mediator of RNA polymerase II transcription subunit 1 isoform X1: MAFGINLGIVFLCSLFAEHSSFTWAPRDAQRIRGYGFSGSSRMEVEQRQTGGSYPQDQFRPASRGSIPSSFTSAQTKGKRTRAKNTDISLSGSIASGASAIHNMHQTKASRTYSQSVSDPSAVRPVSSWEAKRIQPYTLHPVQTHSSSSGLVQNPYGMFNVHSRTASNLKPSTPNYGSTQSGLKFSTSRQPNQGLVQTQSRGAPNLYGQAATLTRYDLEQGSSFSTLASKGPIEISAQSISTPDRQVPSSGSSFRPGPLSFGSTQGGSAAKSYKPSFSQDVMQYQSSSASRSVSTSNQYAQTSGQRLDGASRGMPTSSLASRSSLFRPSSTASENSYGAFKPGSDPGATPSQSLFTSNQGGRASTYSQNLLAKRAQRKYGQMSAHWGSYQPSYAASSGPVSSLFSSTFIQNAPATAQKSSGSKPAPSQHYQPSYMFNEVKSNTSSARSPTQILLSSSYGPTQSRTSSAISTTPQRFAQTSIHSIPELYGGSPIYRLKDPTR; the protein is encoded by the exons ATGGCTTTTGGAATTAATTTGGG GATTGTGTTCCTTTGCTCATTGTTTGCAGAACACTCAAGTTTTACATGGGCTCCACGTG ATGCCCAGAGAATAAGAGGCTATGGGTTTTCTGGCTCTTCCAGAATGGAAGTTGAGCAGAGGCAAACAGGTGGCAGCTATCCCCAGGATCAATTCAGACCAGCCTCTCGTGGCTCTATCCCCAGCAGCTTTACCTCTGCCCAGACAAAGGGTAAGAGGACCCGTGCCAAGAATACTGACATTAGCCTCTCTGGTTCTATAGCCAGTGGCGCCTCTGCCATCCACAACATGCATCAAACCAAGGCCAGCAGAACCTATAGTCAAAGTGTCTCTGACCCCAGTGCAGTAAGGCCAGTTTCAAGTTGGGAGGCAAAGAGAATTCAGCCCTACACTCTTCATCCAGTACAGACTCACTCCAGCAGCTCTGGTTTAGTCCAGAATCCATATGGTATGTTTAATGTCCACAGTAGAACTGCCTCTAACCTGAAACCATCTACTCCAAACTATGGCTCTACCCAGAGTGGATTGAAGTTCTCCACCTCCAGACAACCCAACCAAGGCCTTGTCCAGACTCAGAGTAGAGGAGCCCCCAACCTCTATGGTCAAGCTGCTACCCTCACCCGCTATGACCTGGAGCAAGGGAGCAGCTTCTCTACCCTGGCTTCCAAGGGACCAATAGAAATCTCTGCCCAGTCAATTTCCACTCCTGACCGTCAAGTTCCCTCAAGTGGTTCTTCATTTAGACCAGGTCCTCTGAGTTTTGGTTCTACTCAAGGTGGGAGTGCAGCAAAAAGCTACAAGCCTAGCTTCTCCCAAGATGTTATGCAATACCAGAGCAGCTCTGCCAGTAGAAGTGTTTCAACTTCCAATCAATATGCCCAAACCTCTGGCCAGAGACTAGATGGAGCAAGTCGCGGCATGCCCACTTCCAGCCTGGCCTCTCGCTCCAGTCTTTTTCGCCCTAGCTCTACAGCTAGTGAAAACTCTTATGGAGCCTTCAAGCCTGGCTCTGACCCTGGTGCAACACCAAGCCAAAGCCTGTTTACCTCTAACCAGGGTGGAAGGGCTTCAACATACAGCCAGAATCTCCTTGCTAAACGTGCCCAAAGGAAGTATGGCCAAATGTCTGCTCATTGGGGGAGCTACCAGCCCAGCTATGCTGCCAGTAGTGGGCCAGTCTCCAGCCTCTTCAGTTCAACATTCATCCAGAATGCTCCTGCCACAGCCCAGAAGTCAAGTGGCTCTAAACCTGCCCCCAGTCAACACTATCAGCCAAGCTATATGTTCAATGAAGTGAAGTCCAACACTAGCTCTGCCAGAAGTCCCACCCAGATCCTCTTGTCTAGCAGCTATGGCCCTACCcagagcaggaccagcagtgccATCTCGACCACCCCTCAACGCTTTGCCCAGACCAGCATCCACAGCATCCCAGAATTGTACGGCGGATCTCCAATCTACCGGCTCAAAGACCCTACTCGGTAG
- the LOC106588654 gene encoding uncharacterized protein isoform X2, with the protein MGFLALPEWKLSRGKQVAAIPRINSDQPLVALSPAALPLPRQRSGLKFSTSRQPNQGLVQTQSRGAPNLYGQAATLTRYDLEQGSSFSTLASKGPIEISAQSISTPDRQVPSSGSSFRPGPLSFGSTQGGSAAKSYKPSFSQDVMQYQSSSASRSVSTSNQYAQTSGQRLDGASRGMPTSSLASRSSLFRPSSTASENSYGAFKPGSDPGATPSQSLFTSNQGGRASTYSQNLLAKRAQRKYGQMSAHWGSYQPSYAASSGPVSSLFSSTFIQNAPATAQKSSGSKPAPSQHYQPSYMFNEVKSNTSSARSPTQILLSSSYGPTQSRTSSAISTTPQRFAQTSIHSIPELYGGSPIYRLKDPTR; encoded by the exons ATGGGTTTTCTGGCTCTTCCAGAATGGAAGTTGAGCAGAGGCAAACAGGTGGCAGCTATCCCCAGGATCAATTCAGACCAGCCTCTCGTGGCTCTATCCCCAGCAGCTTTACCTCTGCCCAGACAAAGG AGTGGATTGAAGTTCTCCACCTCCAGACAACCCAACCAAGGCCTTGTCCAGACTCAGAGTAGAGGAGCCCCCAACCTCTATGGTCAAGCTGCTACCCTCACCCGCTATGACCTGGAGCAAGGGAGCAGCTTCTCTACCCTGGCTTCCAAGGGACCAATAGAAATCTCTGCCCAGTCAATTTCCACTCCTGACCGTCAAGTTCCCTCAAGTGGTTCTTCATTTAGACCAGGTCCTCTGAGTTTTGGTTCTACTCAAGGTGGGAGTGCAGCAAAAAGCTACAAGCCTAGCTTCTCCCAAGATGTTATGCAATACCAGAGCAGCTCTGCCAGTAGAAGTGTTTCAACTTCCAATCAATATGCCCAAACCTCTGGCCAGAGACTAGATGGAGCAAGTCGCGGCATGCCCACTTCCAGCCTGGCCTCTCGCTCCAGTCTTTTTCGCCCTAGCTCTACAGCTAGTGAAAACTCTTATGGAGCCTTCAAGCCTGGCTCTGACCCTGGTGCAACACCAAGCCAAAGCCTGTTTACCTCTAACCAGGGTGGAAGGGCTTCAACATACAGCCAGAATCTCCTTGCTAAACGTGCCCAAAGGAAGTATGGCCAAATGTCTGCTCATTGGGGGAGCTACCAGCCCAGCTATGCTGCCAGTAGTGGGCCAGTCTCCAGCCTCTTCAGTTCAACATTCATCCAGAATGCTCCTGCCACAGCCCAGAAGTCAAGTGGCTCTAAACCTGCCCCCAGTCAACACTATCAGCCAAGCTATATGTTCAATGAAGTGAAGTCCAACACTAGCTCTGCCAGAAGTCCCACCCAGATCCTCTTGTCTAGCAGCTATGGCCCTACCcagagcaggaccagcagtgccATCTCGACCACCCCTCAACGCTTTGCCCAGACCAGCATCCACAGCATCCCAGAATTGTACGGCGGATCTCCAATCTACCGGCTCAAAGACCCTACTCGGTAG
- the LOC106595907 gene encoding mediator of RNA polymerase II transcription subunit 1-like: MAFGINLGIVFLCSLFAEHSSFTWAPRDAQRIRGYGFSGFSRMEVAQRQTGGSYPQDQFRPASRGSIPSSFTSAQTKGKRTRAKNTDISLSGSIASGASAIHNMHQTKASRTYSQSVSDPSAVRPVSSWEAKRIQPYTLHPVQPHSSSSGLVQNPYGMFNVHSRPASNLKPSTPNYGSTQSGLKFSTSRQPNQGLVQTQSRGAPSLYGQAATLTRYVQDLEQGSSFSTLASKGPIEISAQSISTPDRQVPSSGSSFRPGPLSFGSTQGGSAAKSYKPSFSQDVMQYQSSSASRSVSTSNQYAQTSGQRLDGASRGMPTSSLASRSSLFRP, translated from the exons ATGGCTTTTGGAATTAATTTGGG GATTGTGTTCCTTTGCTCATTGTTTGCAGAACACTCAAGTTTTACATGGGCTCCACGTG ATGCCCAGAGAATAAGAGGCTATGGGTTTTCTGGCTTTTCCAGAATGGAAGTTGCGCAGAGGCAAACAGGTGGCAGCTATCCCCAGGATCAATTCAGACCAGCCTCTCGTGGCTCTATCCCCAGCAGCTTTACCTCTGCCCAGACAAAGGGTAAGAGGACCCGTGCCAAGAATACTGACATTAGCCTCTCTGGTTCTATAGCCAGTGGCGCCTCTGCCATCCACAACATGCATCAAACCAAGGCCAGCAGAACCTATAGTCAAAGTGTCTCTGACCCCAGTGCAGTAAGGCCAGTTTCAAGTTGGGAGGCAAAGAGAATTCAGCCCTACACTCTTCATCCAGTACAGCCTCACTCCAGCAGCTCTGGTTTAGTCCAGAATCCATATGGTATGTTTAATGTCCACAGTAGACCTGCCTCTAACCTGAAACCATCTACTCCAAACTATGGCTCTACCCAGAGTGGATTGAAGTTCTCCACCTCCAGACAACCCAACCAAGGCCTTGTCCAGACTCAGAGTAGAGGAGCCCCCAGCCTCTATGGTCAAGCTGCTACCCTCACCCGCTATGTCCAGGACCTGGAGCAAGGGAGCAGCTTCTCTACCCTGGCTTCCAAGGGACCAATAGAAATCTCTGCCCAGTCAATTTCCACTCCTGACCGTCAAGTTCCCTCAAGTGGTTCTTCATTTAGACCAGGTCCTCTGAGTTTTGGTTCTACTCAAGGTGGGAGTGCAGCAAAAAGCTACAAGCCTAGCTTCTCCCAAGATGTTATGCAATACCAGAGCAGCTCTGCCAGTAGAAGTGTTTCAACTTCCAATCAATATGCCCAAACATCTGGCCAGAGACTAGATGGAGCAAGTCGCGGCATGCCCACTTCCAGCCTGGCCTCTCGCTCCAGTCTTTTTCGCCCCTAG